One region of Rhodocaloribacter litoris genomic DNA includes:
- a CDS encoding four helix bundle protein, producing MATVKRFEELVAWQTARHLVNEIYALTGDGAFARDFGLRDQIQRAAVSVMSNIAEGFESRTQRLFIEHLGRARASCGEVRSQLYVALDLGYIDPPQFDALYECTDKTSRLIYRLMTYLTSLDDTPRVREDILLYDPSGRLSQETA from the coding sequence ATGGCCACGGTAAAGCGGTTTGAAGAACTCGTTGCCTGGCAGACAGCACGTCATCTCGTCAATGAGATTTATGCACTGACCGGTGACGGAGCTTTTGCACGTGATTTCGGTCTACGTGATCAGATTCAACGGGCCGCCGTGTCGGTGATGAGCAACATCGCCGAGGGGTTCGAGAGCCGCACCCAGCGCCTGTTCATCGAACACCTGGGGCGGGCACGGGCCTCTTGTGGCGAGGTTCGTTCCCAACTCTACGTAGCGCTCGACCTGGGCTATATCGACCCGCCCCAGTTCGATGCGCTGTATGAATGCACCGACAAAACATCGCGCCTGATATACCGCTTAATGACGTATCTGACTTCCCTCGATGACACACCGCGCGTACGGGAGGATATCCTCCTATACGACCCCTCAGGACGTCTTTCCCAGGAGACAGCCTGA
- a CDS encoding FG-GAP repeat domain-containing protein → MRSATTLTLLFLLIGLTQTQAQSLEYIFSPERTGELTDPFAVGAQNGARGLSGPWDLDRDGKIEILVAQHNSAGGRIHVIENNGFDTWELVYSTAMIDSSASSSNARYATAADLDGDGNLEIVYVAGTDYSDANPNLLNGVYVWEHDGVVGSDNYGTLPATIGAFFELDGLDDGFVRAQNLEATDIDGDGIQELLVPADGDSNHDIFYVLSVNGSFETNGVGTGFETWVIEARLGPRENGNAFGGGSPYDLIAADLNGDGQMDLSFHSWNFMNFFNATVPGADTIVLPDLSADKRFLQASAPDDHVALFGGIAYDIDADGNSELFYPNWFTKNITVIDYNSGDDVLQIDASKVAFDVIPINGAGGIAVGDIDGDQNMELIVGGNGYQADDWNEGRPSQFISIAEYLGGDHAN, encoded by the coding sequence ATGCGCTCAGCTACCACCCTGACCCTGCTCTTCCTGCTGATTGGTCTCACTCAGACCCAGGCTCAATCTCTCGAATATATCTTTTCACCTGAACGGACCGGCGAATTAACCGATCCCTTCGCCGTAGGGGCACAGAACGGTGCCCGTGGCCTTTCCGGACCCTGGGACCTCGACCGAGACGGAAAAATTGAGATTCTAGTTGCACAACATAATAGTGCCGGTGGCCGCATTCATGTTATAGAAAACAACGGTTTCGACACCTGGGAGCTGGTCTATTCCACAGCGATGATCGATTCATCCGCATCCAGTAGCAATGCACGCTATGCAACTGCCGCAGACCTTGATGGGGATGGAAACCTTGAGATCGTGTATGTGGCCGGTACGGACTACAGCGACGCCAACCCCAACTTACTGAACGGGGTCTACGTTTGGGAGCACGACGGCGTCGTCGGGTCCGACAATTACGGCACGCTCCCGGCTACAATCGGAGCGTTCTTTGAACTCGATGGTCTCGACGACGGCTTCGTTCGAGCGCAAAATCTTGAAGCCACAGACATCGACGGAGACGGCATCCAGGAACTACTTGTTCCTGCGGATGGCGACAGCAACCACGACATTTTCTATGTGCTCTCCGTCAACGGATCTTTTGAAACGAACGGTGTGGGAACCGGCTTCGAAACCTGGGTCATTGAAGCACGCCTAGGACCCCGCGAAAACGGAAATGCCTTTGGTGGTGGAAGCCCCTACGACTTGATCGCCGCCGATCTGAACGGAGACGGCCAGATGGATCTCTCGTTCCACTCCTGGAATTTCATGAATTTCTTCAACGCCACCGTACCGGGAGCGGATACCATCGTTCTCCCCGATCTTTCGGCCGACAAGCGTTTCCTACAGGCTTCTGCTCCGGATGACCACGTTGCCTTATTCGGAGGAATCGCTTACGATATCGACGCCGATGGTAATAGTGAGCTCTTCTATCCCAACTGGTTTACCAAAAACATCACGGTGATAGACTACAACTCCGGAGATGACGTTTTACAGATCGATGCCAGTAAGGTGGCTTTCGATGTTATTCCCATCAACGGTGCAGGCGGCATTGCCGTAGGCGACATCGACGGCGATCAGAACATGGAACTGATTGTTGGAGGTAACGGCTATCAGGCTGATGACTGGAATGAAGGACGACCCTCACAATTCATCTCAATAGCCGAATACCTGGGAGGTGATCATGCGAATTAA
- a CDS encoding cob(I)yrinic acid a,c-diamide adenosyltransferase: MKIYTRTGDAGDTALFGGGRVQKNHPRIEAYGTVDETNSFIGAARAQLTGRPGHERLDPVLARIQAELFELGADLATPGDARPVVPRIQATHIRRLETAIDDFDTELPPLKHFILPGGTPAAAALHVARTVCRRAERRTVELAGAEPTNPHAVVYLNRLSDFLFVAARWVNHQAGLSEAVWKPA; this comes from the coding sequence ATGAAAATTTACACCCGCACCGGTGACGCCGGCGACACCGCCCTCTTCGGCGGCGGCCGGGTGCAGAAAAACCACCCGCGCATCGAGGCCTATGGCACCGTAGACGAGACCAACAGCTTCATCGGGGCGGCGCGGGCACAGCTCACCGGCCGGCCCGGCCATGAACGGCTCGACCCCGTCCTGGCCCGCATCCAGGCCGAGCTGTTCGAACTCGGGGCCGACCTGGCCACACCCGGCGATGCCCGGCCCGTGGTCCCACGCATCCAGGCGACCCACATCCGGCGCCTGGAAACCGCCATCGACGACTTCGACACCGAGCTGCCCCCGCTGAAGCACTTCATCCTGCCCGGAGGCACGCCCGCCGCGGCCGCCCTCCATGTGGCCCGGACCGTCTGCCGCCGGGCGGAGCGCCGGACCGTCGAACTGGCCGGTGCCGAGCCCACCAACCCGCACGCCGTCGTCTACCTCAACCGCCTCTCCGACTTTCTCTTCGTGGCCGCCCGGTGGGTCAATCACCAGGCCGGCCTGTCCGAGGCCGTATGGAAGCCCGCCTGA
- a CDS encoding T9SS type A sorting domain-containing protein — translation MPAPVRSFLRIYSVGDLAVKIQDERIVLPSDYRLEQNYPNPFNGTTVIRFTLPLDKRVSVKVYDMTGRLVKTIVNDQLLPKGAHEVNWDGTSDTGIPVASGSYLYTLEYGNFRQSKTMVLLK, via the coding sequence ATGCCTGCCCCGGTACGCTCATTCCTCCGGATCTACTCCGTAGGTGACCTCGCCGTCAAGATCCAGGACGAGCGCATCGTGCTGCCTTCGGACTACCGGCTGGAGCAAAACTACCCCAACCCCTTCAACGGGACGACGGTGATCCGCTTCACGCTCCCCCTGGACAAGCGCGTCAGCGTAAAGGTCTACGACATGACGGGGCGCCTGGTGAAGACGATCGTCAACGACCAGCTCCTGCCCAAAGGCGCGCACGAGGTCAACTGGGACGGCACCAGCGACACCGGCATCCCGGTGGCCAGCGGTTCCTACCTCTACACGCTCGAATACGGCAACTTCCGCCAGAGCAAGACGATGGTGCTGTTGAAATGA
- a CDS encoding PorV/PorQ family protein codes for MKGRISLLFMLLLAVPVRAQTLGEAEEPETITKVGTTAAQFLKLGVGARAVALGGTFVAEASDLSALYWNPAGLARLNGSAVQLAHTQYLADIDYSFAAFGLNLGNAGTLAASLLFLDSGEMEVRTTRDPEGTGERFKVQDFALQLSYARALTDRFAIGGTAKYINERIWHSTASAFAFDIGVLFTTPFEPLRLGASIANFGPKMQMNGRDILFSTDPDPDRQGNVEVVNSAYLTDSHPLPLLFRVGLAWYALATASHRVVVLTDAAHPNDNSEYMNVGMEYSFRNLLALRGGFRNLFERDGEQGLTFGAGLNVRLDRTLRVRFDYAYADFGRLEQTHWFTFDLAF; via the coding sequence ATGAAAGGACGGATCTCCCTGTTGTTCATGCTGCTCCTGGCCGTGCCGGTGCGGGCGCAGACCCTCGGTGAGGCCGAGGAGCCGGAGACGATCACGAAGGTCGGCACGACGGCGGCGCAGTTCCTCAAGCTGGGCGTCGGTGCGCGGGCGGTGGCGCTGGGCGGCACGTTCGTGGCCGAGGCCAGCGACCTCTCGGCGCTCTACTGGAACCCGGCCGGGCTGGCCCGCCTCAACGGCAGCGCCGTCCAACTGGCGCACACGCAGTACCTGGCCGACATCGACTACAGCTTCGCCGCCTTCGGCCTCAACCTGGGCAATGCGGGCACACTGGCCGCCTCCCTCCTCTTCCTCGACTCGGGCGAGATGGAGGTCCGCACCACCCGCGACCCCGAGGGCACCGGCGAGCGGTTCAAGGTGCAGGACTTCGCCCTGCAACTCTCCTACGCACGCGCCCTGACCGACCGCTTCGCCATCGGCGGCACGGCCAAATACATCAACGAGCGCATCTGGCACAGCACGGCCTCGGCCTTCGCCTTCGACATCGGCGTGCTCTTCACCACGCCGTTCGAGCCGCTCCGTCTGGGGGCCAGCATCGCCAACTTCGGGCCGAAGATGCAGATGAACGGCCGGGACATCCTCTTCAGCACCGACCCCGACCCCGACCGGCAGGGCAACGTGGAGGTGGTCAACTCGGCCTACCTCACCGACAGCCACCCGCTGCCGCTGCTCTTCCGCGTCGGCCTGGCCTGGTACGCCCTCGCCACGGCCAGCCACCGCGTCGTCGTCCTCACCGACGCCGCCCACCCGAACGACAACAGCGAGTACATGAACGTCGGGATGGAGTACAGCTTCCGCAACCTGCTGGCGCTCCGGGGCGGGTTCCGTAACCTGTTCGAGCGCGACGGCGAGCAGGGCCTCACCTTCGGCGCCGGCCTCAACGTCCGCCTCGACCGTACCCTGCGCGTGCGCTTCGACTATGCCTACGCCGACTTCGGCCGCCTCGAACAGACCCACTGGTTCACCTTCGACCTGGCCTTCTGA
- a CDS encoding transposase, which translates to MDWQYTLIHLFLHVCEQYQRRLCVVAQRLSNNHSPAFSDEEVLTVYLFGLMQQRRTLTDIYAYTRDHLMAFFPKLPSYVAFVQRLNRLADAFPLLVEAALEACPRQSSGERPAERSGEPTDYIIDSFPVVMAQQKRSAWARVAPHIAGKGFCASKNLYFYGVKVHVVARRRPGTMPLPLYIGLAPGPANDLTVARQILPRLHEGRLFADKIYADRELGERLAAEQNLHLCTPVKKRKGQTDVLLTEKVYSRRVSQRRQPIESLFNWIEQKTGIEVASKVRSFEGLLVHVFGRLAAAMWILAFYP; encoded by the coding sequence ATGGACTGGCAATATACGCTCATTCATCTGTTCCTCCACGTCTGTGAGCAGTATCAGCGCCGCCTCTGCGTCGTTGCCCAGCGCCTGAGCAACAACCACTCGCCGGCCTTCTCCGATGAAGAAGTCCTCACCGTCTACCTCTTCGGCCTCATGCAGCAGCGCCGCACGCTGACCGACATCTACGCCTACACCCGCGACCACCTGATGGCCTTCTTCCCCAAACTGCCCTCCTACGTCGCCTTCGTGCAGCGCCTCAACCGGCTGGCCGATGCCTTCCCCCTGCTGGTCGAAGCAGCCCTGGAGGCATGTCCGCGCCAGTCCTCTGGTGAGCGACCTGCAGAGCGCTCTGGTGAACCAACCGATTACATCATCGACTCTTTTCCGGTCGTGATGGCCCAGCAGAAGCGCTCGGCCTGGGCCAGGGTCGCTCCGCACATCGCCGGCAAAGGCTTCTGCGCCTCGAAGAACCTGTATTTCTACGGCGTCAAGGTACATGTCGTCGCACGGCGGCGTCCCGGCACGATGCCGCTGCCGCTCTACATCGGACTGGCTCCCGGCCCGGCCAATGACCTGACCGTGGCCCGACAGATCCTACCGCGCCTGCACGAGGGGCGTCTCTTTGCCGATAAGATCTACGCCGACCGTGAGCTAGGCGAGCGCCTGGCAGCCGAGCAGAACCTGCACCTGTGCACGCCGGTGAAGAAGCGCAAGGGGCAGACCGATGTGCTGCTGACCGAGAAGGTGTACTCGCGGCGGGTCAGTCAGCGCCGGCAGCCGATCGAGTCGCTGTTCAATTGGATCGAGCAGAAGACGGGCATCGAGGTGGCCTCGAAGGTGCGTTCGTTCGAGGGCCTCTTGGTGCACGTCTTCGGGCGGCTAGCCGCGGCGATGTGGATCCTCGCGTTCTACCCTTAA
- a CDS encoding TonB-dependent receptor, giving the protein MPHKRSRRPFAFRPVAFCLLWLLAPAVAFGQGKIAGRVTDAATGEPLVGVNVLIDGTTQGTVTDADGNYILLNVRPGEYTLVFSYIGFQTHRVEGLRVVTGQTTSYDVQLREEVIQGQEVVVTAERPLIQKDLTASKKTVVAEEIEALPVEGFFGVLVTQAGVNQGPGGEIHIRGGRSNEVAYLVDGLSVGNPFDTNGLATTVAADAIQEMTVISGAFNAEYGKAMSGIVNLVTKEGGDRYTGSVSFYGGDNVTAHGDLFYTPPGYRLNVYTFEGTLSGPVPFYRPLRFFVSYRRDVDDGHIYGFREHLPSDSANFNAGPGLLETIRQHIPDYDGPAWYYEIRGTPWYELDDPAAARGERVAMNPSSSANFIGKLSLRPFAGAKIEYAFLHDRSRRKPFDFAYRFNPDGVVTNRDWSYNHSLHWTHTLNDRTFYTLRLSYATNTFRQYLYEDPLDPRYVSTGKIQGFPGNNFVFGGNQKSHVYEDARSFRAKLDFTRQFGTIHEAKTGIEFQRHSLDRENFVILFDGDRYPEPTIPPLDSPSHDKYEGQQVTELSAYVQDKLEFDDFIINAGLRYEYFNPHGYYIPNLLDPKGNAQPPQRAEVKHLFLPRLGVSFPITDTGIIHFSYGHFAQMPALRQMYVNPEFEFPVGTTPTFGNPNMRPERTVQYELGLQQQLTDDVAFDVTGFFKDIRDYLALQTIRYSTIAGEDVYNIYLNRDYANIKGITFALTKRRGRGGLVAATLDYTFQIAEGNRNDANAFFFNFLSGRETELELIPLDFDQRHIVSGTVTLTRPRNWGLSLIGQFATGYPYTPLLIDQKLDQLPNSDRKPSQIKLDLHAYKDFALGERFSFRIFAKVFNVLDRMNERFVFDDTGRATYSLNGERGVHASWEPAYGLPGIHTLDEYNTRPHYFSAPREVRLGATLSF; this is encoded by the coding sequence ATGCCCCACAAACGTTCTCGTCGCCCGTTCGCGTTCCGCCCGGTAGCGTTCTGCCTGCTCTGGCTGCTCGCCCCGGCCGTCGCCTTTGGCCAGGGCAAGATCGCCGGGCGTGTCACGGACGCCGCCACGGGCGAGCCGCTCGTCGGCGTCAACGTGCTGATCGACGGCACCACGCAGGGCACCGTCACGGATGCCGACGGAAACTATATCCTCCTCAACGTGCGGCCGGGCGAATACACGCTCGTCTTCTCGTACATCGGCTTCCAGACGCACCGCGTCGAAGGCCTGCGCGTGGTGACGGGCCAGACGACGTCGTACGACGTGCAGTTGCGCGAGGAGGTGATCCAGGGGCAGGAGGTCGTCGTGACGGCCGAACGCCCTCTCATCCAGAAAGACCTGACGGCCTCGAAAAAGACCGTCGTCGCCGAAGAGATCGAGGCCCTGCCGGTGGAGGGCTTCTTCGGCGTGCTCGTCACGCAGGCCGGCGTCAACCAGGGGCCCGGCGGCGAGATCCACATCCGCGGCGGCCGCTCGAACGAGGTCGCCTACCTGGTCGATGGCCTCTCCGTGGGCAACCCGTTCGACACGAACGGGCTGGCGACCACGGTCGCCGCCGACGCCATCCAGGAGATGACCGTCATCTCGGGCGCCTTCAACGCCGAGTACGGCAAGGCCATGTCCGGCATCGTCAACCTGGTCACGAAGGAGGGCGGAGACCGCTACACCGGCTCGGTCAGCTTCTACGGCGGCGACAACGTGACCGCGCACGGCGACCTCTTCTACACCCCGCCCGGCTACCGGCTCAACGTCTACACGTTCGAGGGCACCCTCAGCGGGCCCGTACCCTTCTACCGCCCCCTCCGCTTCTTCGTCTCCTACCGCCGCGACGTCGACGACGGCCACATCTACGGCTTCCGCGAACACCTGCCCTCGGACTCGGCCAACTTCAACGCAGGGCCCGGGCTGCTCGAAACGATCCGCCAGCATATCCCCGACTACGACGGCCCGGCCTGGTACTACGAGATCCGGGGCACGCCCTGGTACGAGCTGGACGACCCCGCCGCCGCCCGGGGCGAGCGCGTGGCGATGAACCCCTCCTCCAGCGCCAACTTCATCGGCAAGCTGAGCCTGCGCCCCTTCGCCGGCGCCAAGATCGAATATGCGTTCCTCCACGACCGCAGCCGGCGCAAGCCCTTCGACTTCGCCTACCGCTTCAACCCGGACGGCGTCGTCACCAACCGGGACTGGAGCTACAACCACAGCCTGCACTGGACGCACACGCTCAACGACCGCACCTTCTACACGCTCCGCCTCTCCTACGCCACCAACACGTTCCGCCAGTACCTCTACGAAGACCCGCTCGACCCCCGGTACGTCTCCACCGGTAAGATCCAGGGCTTCCCGGGCAACAACTTCGTCTTCGGGGGCAACCAGAAAAGCCACGTCTACGAGGACGCCCGTTCGTTCCGGGCCAAGCTCGACTTCACCCGCCAGTTCGGCACCATCCACGAAGCCAAGACGGGCATCGAGTTTCAGCGCCATAGCCTGGACCGCGAAAACTTCGTCATCCTCTTCGACGGCGACCGCTACCCCGAGCCGACCATCCCCCCGCTCGACTCGCCCTCGCACGACAAGTACGAGGGGCAGCAGGTGACCGAGCTGAGCGCCTACGTGCAGGACAAGCTGGAGTTCGACGACTTCATCATCAACGCGGGCCTCCGCTACGAGTACTTCAACCCGCACGGCTACTACATCCCCAACCTGCTCGATCCGAAAGGCAACGCGCAACCCCCGCAGCGGGCCGAGGTCAAGCACCTCTTCCTGCCCCGGCTGGGCGTCTCCTTCCCCATCACCGACACGGGCATCATCCACTTCTCCTACGGCCACTTCGCCCAGATGCCGGCGCTGCGGCAGATGTACGTCAACCCCGAGTTCGAATTCCCCGTGGGCACCACCCCCACCTTCGGCAACCCGAACATGCGGCCCGAGCGAACGGTGCAGTACGAACTCGGCCTGCAACAGCAGCTCACCGACGACGTCGCCTTCGACGTGACGGGCTTCTTCAAGGACATCCGCGACTACCTGGCCCTGCAAACGATCCGCTACAGCACCATCGCCGGGGAGGACGTCTACAACATCTACCTCAACCGCGACTACGCCAACATCAAAGGGATCACGTTCGCCCTGACGAAGCGGCGCGGGCGCGGCGGCCTCGTCGCGGCCACGCTCGACTACACCTTCCAGATCGCCGAAGGCAACCGCAACGACGCCAACGCCTTCTTCTTCAACTTCCTCTCCGGCCGCGAGACGGAACTGGAACTGATCCCGCTCGACTTCGACCAGCGCCACATCGTCTCGGGCACCGTAACGCTCACCCGCCCGCGTAACTGGGGCCTCTCGCTCATCGGGCAGTTCGCCACCGGCTACCCCTACACCCCCCTCCTGATCGACCAGAAGCTCGACCAGCTGCCCAACAGCGACCGCAAGCCGTCGCAGATCAAGCTGGACCTGCACGCCTACAAGGATTTCGCCCTGGGCGAGCGCTTCTCGTTCCGCATCTTCGCCAAGGTGTTCAACGTGCTCGACCGGATGAACGAACGCTTCGTCTTCGACGACACGGGCCGCGCCACGTACTCGCTCAACGGCGAGCGGGGCGTGCACGCCTCCTGGGAACCCGCCTACGGCCTGCCGGGCATCCACACGCTCGACGAGTACAACACCCGCCCCCACTACTTCTCCGCCCCCCGCGAAGTGCGCCTCGGGGCTACGTTGTCGTTCTGA
- a CDS encoding Lrp/AsnC family transcriptional regulator, with the protein MDRIDEIDVKILTLLQAHGRMKRNRIAEEVGLSVPSVSERMRKLEERGVITGYHAVVDPKRLHVDITAFIRVIVDGSSYFPGFVERARELDEVQEVHSITGEGSHILKVRTPNTTTLERLLSTIQSWPGVHGTSTSIVLSTFKETRALAVQPTELFYPEAETV; encoded by the coding sequence ATGGACCGTATTGACGAGATCGATGTGAAGATCCTGACCCTGCTTCAGGCACACGGCCGGATGAAACGCAACCGGATCGCCGAGGAGGTGGGGCTGTCGGTGCCGTCGGTGAGCGAGCGCATGCGCAAGCTGGAGGAGCGCGGCGTCATCACGGGCTACCACGCCGTCGTCGACCCCAAGCGGCTGCACGTGGACATCACCGCCTTCATCCGGGTGATCGTCGACGGGTCGTCCTACTTCCCCGGCTTCGTGGAGCGCGCCAGAGAGCTCGACGAAGTGCAGGAGGTGCATTCGATCACCGGGGAGGGGTCGCACATCCTCAAGGTGCGCACACCGAACACCACCACGCTCGAGCGCCTGCTCTCGACGATCCAGTCGTGGCCCGGCGTGCACGGCACCTCCACCAGCATCGTGCTGAGCACGTTCAAGGAAACGAGGGCGCTGGCCGTCCAGCCCACCGAGCTCTTTTACCCCGAGGCCGAAACCGTATAG
- a CDS encoding N-acetylmuramoyl-L-alanine amidase, with protein sequence MSKRLLPSFLLLLAFATVAASPATGQILHDLTERTVPLSPADPVVAGKRATLTTASPAVEEPFNGVVVQGYASDPDVQGWIRFEERGGWGAWRPMRLIRSATDGTFAGGYRDEVYRSGLRFELRFAYAAGTAFHLVGAGVFDNRNDEDRQAPGGVVPHHGKKAGHIIPPPLITRAEWGAAPFRGTPSPLAPNGYEYMTFHHAAGYSATTKEEGIRQVKAIQDLHQNVRGWSDIGYQFLIDRGGHLYQGRPFLDDATSLEEVPALALGAHVGGHNTGNIGVSLLGCYHPPEGSFCQEVITPEALETYVVLFAFLSERYGVAPELIRGHRDFSSTACPGDNNYVLLPSLREDVAHLLLTGNEPLGQAVMAATVDADGVVRLSWEFIEAPGIAGYRIERTSGGITTVVTEGEGAAPGLYADAGVTKPGPVRYELYARSATGREQLLATTEVTVEAPAALYVLAQGFPNPFHRRTTIRYYLERDGIVRLHVYDATGREVRTLVEAYQRSGQWYTVPFDAAGLPAGTYFYRLRVEGFSGLDFDRTGTLVLVR encoded by the coding sequence ATGTCGAAACGGCTTCTGCCTTCCTTCCTTCTCCTGCTGGCCTTCGCGACCGTCGCGGCGTCTCCGGCGACGGGACAGATCCTGCACGACCTGACCGAGCGCACGGTCCCGCTGTCCCCTGCCGATCCCGTGGTGGCCGGCAAGCGGGCCACGCTGACGACCGCGTCGCCGGCCGTGGAGGAGCCCTTCAACGGCGTCGTGGTGCAGGGCTATGCGAGCGATCCGGACGTGCAGGGCTGGATCCGCTTCGAGGAGCGCGGCGGCTGGGGTGCCTGGCGGCCGATGCGCCTCATCCGGTCGGCCACGGACGGGACGTTCGCCGGCGGCTACCGGGATGAGGTCTACCGCAGCGGCCTCCGGTTCGAGTTGCGCTTCGCGTATGCGGCGGGCACGGCCTTCCACCTCGTCGGCGCCGGCGTCTTCGACAACCGCAACGACGAGGACCGGCAGGCGCCGGGCGGGGTCGTCCCGCACCACGGCAAGAAGGCGGGCCACATCATTCCCCCGCCGCTCATCACCCGGGCCGAGTGGGGCGCCGCGCCGTTCCGGGGCACCCCCTCACCGCTGGCGCCGAACGGCTACGAATACATGACCTTCCACCACGCCGCCGGCTACTCGGCCACGACGAAAGAGGAAGGCATCCGGCAGGTGAAGGCCATCCAGGACCTGCACCAGAACGTCCGGGGCTGGAGCGACATCGGCTACCAGTTCCTCATCGACCGGGGCGGGCATCTGTATCAGGGACGCCCCTTCCTCGACGACGCCACCTCGCTGGAGGAGGTGCCGGCGCTGGCACTCGGCGCCCACGTGGGCGGCCACAACACCGGCAACATCGGCGTCTCGCTCCTGGGCTGCTACCACCCGCCGGAAGGGTCGTTCTGCCAGGAGGTCATCACGCCGGAAGCCCTCGAAACGTACGTCGTCCTGTTCGCTTTTCTGAGCGAGCGCTACGGCGTGGCGCCCGAACTCATCCGGGGCCACCGCGACTTCTCGAGCACGGCCTGCCCCGGGGACAACAACTATGTGCTCCTGCCCTCCCTGCGCGAAGACGTGGCCCACCTGCTCCTGACCGGCAACGAACCGCTCGGCCAGGCCGTCATGGCGGCGACGGTGGATGCGGACGGGGTGGTCCGTCTCTCCTGGGAATTCATCGAGGCTCCGGGCATCGCGGGTTATCGCATCGAGCGCACCAGCGGCGGCATCACCACGGTGGTGACGGAAGGAGAAGGCGCGGCGCCGGGCCTGTATGCCGACGCCGGGGTGACGAAGCCGGGCCCGGTCCGGTATGAACTCTACGCCCGGAGCGCCACCGGACGCGAGCAGTTGCTGGCAACGACCGAGGTCACGGTGGAGGCCCCGGCGGCACTGTACGTACTCGCCCAGGGTTTTCCCAACCCGTTCCACCGGCGCACGACGATCCGCTATTACCTCGAACGGGACGGCATCGTCCGGCTCCACGTCTACGACGCCACCGGGCGCGAGGTCCGCACCCTCGTCGAGGCCTACCAGCGCAGCGGGCAATGGTACACGGTCCCCTTCGACGCCGCCGGCCTGCCGGCCGGTACCTACTTCTACCGCCTGCGCGTCGAGGGTTTCTCCGGCCTCGACTTCGACCGGACCGGCACGCTTGTCCTGGTGCGCTGA
- a CDS encoding ABC transporter ATP-binding protein: MPALVAENLSVVLDGKPVLRELGFTVEAGTWVGLLGPNGSGKTTLLRAIGGLLPYAGTLRVLGREVRAWKPQALARHLAFVRQSASLLFDFTVEELVLLGRAPHKGWLETDTRADRERVRRALARVDLAGFEKRSMLSLSGGEQQRVFLAQALVQEAELLLLDEPTAHLDVHHQFEFIDHVRGLVRAGCTVIAAFHDLELAARFADRILVLDRGRLAAAGPPARVLTADLIAGVFRMEARLYPAEDGSLRIHYVGPLAACTRAGNGTGRPHPVAPTPPSSH, translated from the coding sequence ATGCCCGCCCTCGTTGCCGAAAACCTGAGCGTCGTCCTCGACGGGAAACCCGTCCTCCGGGAGCTCGGCTTCACGGTCGAGGCGGGGACGTGGGTGGGGTTGCTCGGGCCGAACGGCAGCGGTAAAACGACGCTGCTCCGCGCCATCGGCGGGCTCTTGCCGTATGCGGGGACGCTCCGGGTGCTCGGCCGGGAGGTGCGGGCCTGGAAGCCACAGGCGCTGGCTCGCCATCTCGCCTTCGTCCGGCAGTCGGCGTCGCTCCTGTTCGACTTCACCGTGGAGGAGCTCGTCCTGCTGGGGCGGGCGCCGCACAAAGGCTGGCTGGAAACCGATACCCGGGCCGACCGGGAGCGCGTCCGCCGGGCGCTGGCCCGCGTCGACCTCGCCGGTTTCGAAAAACGTTCCATGCTCTCACTCAGCGGCGGTGAGCAGCAGCGCGTCTTTCTGGCGCAGGCGCTCGTGCAGGAGGCCGAGCTGCTCCTGCTCGACGAGCCCACCGCCCATCTGGACGTGCACCACCAGTTCGAGTTCATCGACCACGTGCGGGGCCTGGTCCGGGCCGGCTGCACCGTGATCGCCGCCTTCCACGACCTCGAGCTGGCCGCCCGCTTCGCCGACCGCATCCTGGTGCTGGACCGGGGCCGTCTGGCTGCCGCCGGTCCCCCCGCCCGGGTGCTCACGGCCGACCTCATCGCCGGGGTTTTCCGCATGGAAGCCCGGCTGTACCCTGCCGAAGACGGCAGCCTCCGCATCCACTACGTGGGTCCCCTCGCCGCGTGCACGCGCGCCGGGAACGGTACCGGCCGGCCCCACCCGGTCGCCCCTACGCCCCCGTCATCGCACTAA